Sequence from the Bacillus sp. es.036 genome:
TTACAATGTGTATCTTTTTCCGATTGATTCCTAAATGAATGTAAAAAGAGGTGAGTGTATTGTTCTGAGGTTTTTATAGAGGATGGGGGAGATTAGGGAAACGGGGAAGAAATCAAATAGTTGAGGAAACCACTTCCTGGGGGGAGATTTATTTGAGTTCAATCAGAACAATGACTAGGTCTGACATCCATAAAGTTTCGATGCTAATTGCAGAGTTAAACAATAAGGAAGATTCGTACATTGGCTATTGTGGAACAGAAGTTGAAGAGATTGCTAACTCTTTTGTAGAAGATATAACGGATGTTCATTATACGAAGAGTTTTGTCGTAGCTTATGAGAAAGATGAGTTGATTGGTGTTTTAGGATTTGATGCTTCCCTAGAAAGTCAATATGCAGAAATATGGGGGCCATTTGCGAAAGAACCTGGATGGACCAACCAATTATGGACTGAAATGGAGAAATTACTACCCCCTAATATACATCAACTCCATATGTTCACAAGTAATCACAATCGAAATCTATTAAGTTTCGCTAAGGAATTGGGATTTGTTAAACAAAGTGAGCAAACTATATTAACAGTTTCTCGTGAGGATAGGCAGCAAATAAAAGATGAACCGATTGTGGAACTTACGGAAGAGTACTTCTCAGAGATAATACAATTACATAATGAAGCTTTTCCAGAAACCTATTATAACGGACAACAATTGATCGAGCGCCTTAGTCCGAATCGAAAAGTGTTTATTGTTAAAAAATCCAATCAGCTAAAAGGATACATCTATGTGGAGGCTGAACCAGCGTTTGGAGAGGCTAGCATTGAGTATATGGCCGTTAAAGACTTGGAACGAGGTAAGGGGTTTGGGAAGCAGCTGATAAATGGTGCCATTCAATGGCTATTTTCTTATGAGAATATTGCTTCCATTACCATATGTGTTAACGCAGCTAATGAAACAGCCATAAAATTGTATAAGAAGGTTGGTTTTGAGCACGAACATGATTTAGTATTTTTGCAGAAGAATAGGTGATTGTTACCAGGGAACTTCTCATTATGAAGTTCTTTTTTTATATTGTGGAAATAAAATCCAGATAATTATTGTATATATTGTATATAATGTATATAATGATGTTTAGATAATTGAAAGAGGTTTTTTAATGAAAATTATAATTTCCAACAGTTCAAAGACACCGATTTATGAACAGATTCACCTTCAATTAAAAGAACAGATCCTAGCAGGTGATCTGAAGTCAGGACAGCCACTTCCATCGATGCGTCAATTGGCGAAGGATCTAAATGTTAGTCTCATAACATCTAAACGCGCTTATGAGGAACTTGAAAAAAATGGGTTCATTTATTCTATCGTTGGAAAAGGGTCATTTGTATCGGAACAAAATAAGGAAATGATTAAGGAAAGAAAAATGCAGGGGATTGAAGAGCAATTGGTGACTGCCATCAAAAATAGTAAAGACATCGGCGTCACACTAACCGAATTAAAAGAGTTGCTGACTATATTATATAGGGGGGAAGAATGATGCAAGATGAAAATGTTATAGAACTCCAGCATGTCTGTAAGTCCTTTGAAGGTTTTAGCTTAAGGGACTTTTCGTTAAAAGTTAAAAAGGGTTATGTGACAGGATTTATCGGTGGAAATGGTGTAGGGAAGTCCACCACAATTAAACTGATTATGAATTTGTTACAACCTGATAGTGGATCGGTTTCTGTATTTGGATTAAATTACAAAGATCATGAAAAAGAAATTAAGCAGCGAATTGGATTTGTATTTGATGAAAATGTTTTCTATGAACATCTCACACTAGCTGAGATTAAAGCGATTGTGAGAAATGCATATGTGAATTGGGATGAACAGATATTCAACGAATATGTGAGCATGTTTAACTTACCGCTAACTAAAAAAATGCAAACATTTTCAAAAGGAATGATGATTAAAGCGTCTTTAAGTATCGCACTGTCTCATCATGCGGAATTAATTATTATGGATGAACCCACTTCAGGATTAGATCCTATTTTTCGAAGAGAACTATTAGATCTGTTGCATGAACTTCTGCAAGATGGGGATAAAACAATCTTTTTTTCCACTCATATTACATCTGATCTAGCCTCGATTGCTGATTATATAACCTTTATTCATGATGGAAAGCATATTTTCACGAAAGATTTTCAAGAAATTGAGGAGGAATATGCGATTGTAAAAGGGGGGCTGGAATTACTAGATCAGGAAACAGAACAGGAATTTATAGCTGTACGAAAAATGCCTTATGGATTTGAAGCTTTAACCTCAGATAAACAACGCGCAAGGAGTATATATGGAGAAATGGCGCATTATGAAGCTCCAACTCTTGAAGATATCATGTATTTCACAAAAAAAGGAGAAAGATCTCTTGTTTAACTTAATACGTAAAGATATCATCTTACTAAAAAAAACGATGCTCGTATTATTGGCAATTTTATGTGTGTATTTGATCTTAGATTTTTCTATTATCTGGGTAGGAATCCTTTGTAGTATTGTGATATCGATGCTTGCCTTTACGCTTGATGAAAAATCCACTATCCAACTATTGCTTAACTCTCTCCCCTATACAAGGAAAGAGATCGTGAGTTCAAAGTATATTGTTGCCGTTCTCTTTACACTATTGATCGGTGCAGTTACTTATATTGGTAACATAATCATCCATGGAGAAATGACTTCTTGGAAAGAACTATTGTTCATGATTGCTGTTGTGATGTCGATTCTGTCATTCATATTTCCTTTTTGTTATAAATTTAAAAGCAATTATCTTATGATAGCGGCAATTGGTTTATTTGCATTGTATCTGTTAACAGTTACTTTTTTTATCCATGATTTAAATGACCGAATGAGAGCGTTTGTTAAGTTGCTTATAACTTCCGACAATACTGTAGAATATCTTGTTATAGGGGTGTCCGTTTTCCTTTTATACATAGGTTCAGGATTTGTGTCCCTTCGTATTTATAGAAAGAAATTGTTTTAATTGACTTATAAAAAATTTCACTTAAGATATGTGTTCGTTTTAAATGGATTCATCATTTAAAGAACCTGGAAGTGCTTAGCGCTTCCAGGTTCTTTTTCGTTGATTTATGTGATTTAGCATTAAGTGTACTTGGAATAGTTAGTCGATTTCACGATTGATCCGGTTCAGCGACCACCGCATCTGCCACATCCACCACATCTTGCGGCACATCCACCACAACCTGCGCATCGCGCACAGCGAGCACATCCACCACAGCCAGCACAACCGCCGCAACCCGCACAGCCGGCACAGCCAACGCAACCCGCACAGCGGAAACACCCAAAGCATACAAACCCAATTATACGAGTATCATTTGGATCTACATTCTGATCCCCATTTGGATAATAGTTCGCTTGCTCGCAAGGAACTAACTCCTGGGCATGGTACTCTCCAACATCTAAGTGCTGAAGATCGTTTTGAAATTGATTCATTTCTGTCACCTCCATCAAACGTTCTTCATGGACTGAAATCCATTTTCCTAAGCGCTTATCTTATGAAACACTTTCTTCAACACACTATGTAGATGGGCTGGGTGATGTTCCTAATGAAAGCGCGGAAAGTATGTGGACAAAGTGGTAGGAACAGGGATGTTTCCGTTGAAAAGAGGCGAAGGGCTCTGTGTTGCGTTATGGGAGGATAAAGTTTAAGGGCGTTAAAAAAAGCTACCCTTAACGAGTAGCTAAAGAAATGTTAGTTATGTACCTGCAGTTTGTTTCCGTTAGGGTCATAAAAGTGAAAGAATTGGTGTCCCTCATCCTCCTGGATCGGCTCTACTTTCACATCTTGATCAACTAAATAGTTATAGAGTCGATTAATGTTTGAAGTAGTCAGACCAACAGAAAATTCTGGTTCACCATTTTTGAAGAAGTGGCCTCTCGAGTTCTCGTCTGCTTCTACTAAAACGAAGAGGGGACCTTCTTCAAGCGATAAGACCGCCAAATCACCTCGATTAAATTTTAAGGTGAACTGTAAACACTCTGAGTACCAGGAAACGGACTCACTGAGATTGACGACTGGTATTCGAATATAGTGAATACCATTAAAAAGTGAATGGCTCATATTGTTCCTCCTATCGGTAGCATTTCCTACATACATTTCGTTCCAATTCCATCGTCTCCTTTTAATTATTATAAATATTAATAGATTTATTGATCGAATTTTGAAATAATTGGTATGGTGAAAAGTCGTTATCTCTAATAGAAAGTGCAGGCGGGTACTCATGGAAAAAGAGATGAAAAGTAAAGTAGAAGAAATAATAGGAAAAATAGAGCGAATGAGTTTATTACAAGATCAGGGGTGTACCTCAGAAGTGCATCAAGTCGTCACAGAGGAAGGCAGCTATGTGCTAAAAAGTTCCTATGAACGAAAATATCGAGAATGGTTAAGAAATGAAGCTGTTGTATTAGAAAAGCTAAATACGAACACAGAGATCCCAATGCCGAGCTATTATGGTTATTTTGAAGGGAAGAATAGTAGCCATCTCATTATGTCATTTGAGAAGGGGATAACATTAACCACTGCATTAAGAGAAGCAGAGATGCAAGAACAACTGTCATTAATTAAGAGTTTTGGACAGTTTCTTCAACGTCTCCATGAAACGACTGATACTGGGTTCCAAAATAATTATTGGCTTGCTGAACAGTTAAAAAAGGCGGAGAGTTACCTGGAAACTGGTCACGCTGACGGGGATTTAATGCTTTTACAGAAGATAACATTAGATCAACCATCAAGCGTCCAACAAACGATGATACACGGGGACTGCACTACCGATAATGTGATGGTTATAAACGGAAAAGTGAGTATGTTTATTGATGTTGCGGGAATGACGATAGGCGATCCTAGGTATGATGAATCCTTAGCGATTCGAAAATGGATTAACCATCAAGAATCCATAGAGGCTTTTTACGAAGGATACCGTCGATATAAGGTGTCTAAAGAAGAGTTCGCGTATTTCAATGAGGGGTTATATGAATTTTTCTAACCTAGCTAACAATTAATTTATGGATCAACTAAAAAGGAACAATAGCTGCTTACTAATCGTCATTATAATAGATAGTCAATACTAAGAGATAGATTTCGATCTGTCGTGATAAAAGGAGAGAGCGTATGGGAGTTTGGTATTTCTTACTCTTGTTTATTGGATTGTTTTTAGTAGGAAAAGGACTCATTGGAAGTAAACGAATTTCTTTCGTTTGTATAGGCGCACTATTTATCTTGTTCGCTCTATTTATGTTTTCACCGGGGAGTGATGAGATCATTGCTGATTTATTGAATTTGAACTGAAAGGAAAATTGATATAGAAAACGAAGGGCCGTAACTTTCCAAACGAGGTGTTGGCTTGAAGACAAAAGAGGATATCATGAAGCTAATCGAAAACGATGAACGAATGATGGAAATCATCAAGGCTGCAAGTCAGCTGAATTTGCCAGATTGGTGGATTTGTGCTGGGTTTGTGCGTTCAAAAATTTGGGATACCGTGCATGGATTTGAAAACAGTACTGATCCGCCAGATGTTGATGTTATTTATTATGATCAAGAAGAAATAAGTGAAAAAACTGAAAAAGAATTAGAAGCTGAGTTGAAGAGAATCCTTCCAGATGTACCGTGGTCTGTGAAGAATGAAGCACGAATGCACGTGAAGAATCACATAGAACCCTACACTTCTGCAGAGGATGCGATTTCCAAGTTTCCAGAAACCGCAACGGCTCTTGGGGTCAAAATCGATAAGGATAACAATCTTATTCTTACTGCTCCCTGGGGTGTCGATGATGTGATCAATTTAGAGTTGAAGCCGACACCTTTTATTAAAGAGAGTGAAGAAAGAACTGCCATTTATAGAGAGCGAGTGATAAAGAAAAATTGGAAGGGGATTTGGGAGAAGATCGAAGTGTTTCAGTTATAAAATGATGCTTTTAGATGGAGATTATCTGCGATGAGGTAGTCTCTTTTTTATAATTGAAATAGAATGGCAGAGTCTAGTTAAAGGCTAAATTCTTAAATAAACACAACAAATTTCTAGTTAGTTACCAATTTTTGAAACTTTATACAGTTGCTGATCGTACATATAACAAGAGCCAACAAAACGGAGGTTGTTTTTTGCTTAAAAAAATCTTATTCATTACGATGGTGCTCATCATAACTGCTGGTTGTGCATCTAACCAGCCTGCTAGCGAAAACACGGAAGAAGAGAATACGACGAAAGATGATGTCACAACGGTGCTTGAGCAAATATTTTCAGGACCGGATGAAGAATTAACACAGATTTATGAAGAGGAAAAGTACGAAGAGGTTTCTACCTACTACATGGACAAATTCAACTCTTACTTTACAGAAGACTATATGGAGAGTGCGATGAACAACGATTTACTAAACAGCTTTCATCGTAAGGCGTACGGAAATGGTGTTGAAATGGCTATTGGGACCATAAACGTTGTGCAGAGTGAGGACACAGCAACC
This genomic interval carries:
- a CDS encoding GNAT family N-acetyltransferase, which translates into the protein MSSIRTMTRSDIHKVSMLIAELNNKEDSYIGYCGTEVEEIANSFVEDITDVHYTKSFVVAYEKDELIGVLGFDASLESQYAEIWGPFAKEPGWTNQLWTEMEKLLPPNIHQLHMFTSNHNRNLLSFAKELGFVKQSEQTILTVSREDRQQIKDEPIVELTEEYFSEIIQLHNEAFPETYYNGQQLIERLSPNRKVFIVKKSNQLKGYIYVEAEPAFGEASIEYMAVKDLERGKGFGKQLINGAIQWLFSYENIASITICVNAANETAIKLYKKVGFEHEHDLVFLQKNR
- a CDS encoding GntR family transcriptional regulator; amino-acid sequence: MKIIISNSSKTPIYEQIHLQLKEQILAGDLKSGQPLPSMRQLAKDLNVSLITSKRAYEELEKNGFIYSIVGKGSFVSEQNKEMIKERKMQGIEEQLVTAIKNSKDIGVTLTELKELLTILYRGEE
- a CDS encoding ABC transporter ATP-binding protein, with protein sequence MQDENVIELQHVCKSFEGFSLRDFSLKVKKGYVTGFIGGNGVGKSTTIKLIMNLLQPDSGSVSVFGLNYKDHEKEIKQRIGFVFDENVFYEHLTLAEIKAIVRNAYVNWDEQIFNEYVSMFNLPLTKKMQTFSKGMMIKASLSIALSHHAELIIMDEPTSGLDPIFRRELLDLLHELLQDGDKTIFFSTHITSDLASIADYITFIHDGKHIFTKDFQEIEEEYAIVKGGLELLDQETEQEFIAVRKMPYGFEALTSDKQRARSIYGEMAHYEAPTLEDIMYFTKKGERSLV
- a CDS encoding ABC-2 transporter permease, which gives rise to MFNLIRKDIILLKKTMLVLLAILCVYLILDFSIIWVGILCSIVISMLAFTLDEKSTIQLLLNSLPYTRKEIVSSKYIVAVLFTLLIGAVTYIGNIIIHGEMTSWKELLFMIAVVMSILSFIFPFCYKFKSNYLMIAAIGLFALYLLTVTFFIHDLNDRMRAFVKLLITSDNTVEYLVIGVSVFLLYIGSGFVSLRIYRKKLF
- a CDS encoding heterocycloanthracin/sonorensin family bacteriocin, producing the protein MNQFQNDLQHLDVGEYHAQELVPCEQANYYPNGDQNVDPNDTRIIGFVCFGCFRCAGCVGCAGCAGCGGCAGCGGCARCARCAGCGGCAARCGGCGRCGGR
- a CDS encoding VOC family protein, with the protein product MSHSLFNGIHYIRIPVVNLSESVSWYSECLQFTLKFNRGDLAVLSLEEGPLFVLVEADENSRGHFFKNGEPEFSVGLTTSNINRLYNYLVDQDVKVEPIQEDEGHQFFHFYDPNGNKLQVHN
- a CDS encoding phosphotransferase family protein; the encoded protein is MEKEMKSKVEEIIGKIERMSLLQDQGCTSEVHQVVTEEGSYVLKSSYERKYREWLRNEAVVLEKLNTNTEIPMPSYYGYFEGKNSSHLIMSFEKGITLTTALREAEMQEQLSLIKSFGQFLQRLHETTDTGFQNNYWLAEQLKKAESYLETGHADGDLMLLQKITLDQPSSVQQTMIHGDCTTDNVMVINGKVSMFIDVAGMTIGDPRYDESLAIRKWINHQESIEAFYEGYRRYKVSKEEFAYFNEGLYEFF
- a CDS encoding nucleotidyltransferase family protein, with translation MKLIENDERMMEIIKAASQLNLPDWWICAGFVRSKIWDTVHGFENSTDPPDVDVIYYDQEEISEKTEKELEAELKRILPDVPWSVKNEARMHVKNHIEPYTSAEDAISKFPETATALGVKIDKDNNLILTAPWGVDDVINLELKPTPFIKESEERTAIYRERVIKKNWKGIWEKIEVFQL